A segment of the Ipomoea triloba cultivar NCNSP0323 chromosome 1, ASM357664v1 genome:
ATAGGAGTTCAagtatacaaataaaaataatctttaatttttggTATGCAACTATAAAATTTACAAGTGTGAAGGCTCTTAGTCATTTATTCATATCATTGGTACGTGGAATCCAGAAAGCGAAAccttaataaataataaatggatGTAAAATGCCATTTTGCGCGGCAACAAAACGGGAGGTCGTGATTATGTAAGAACGAGAGGCTATAGATAGAATCATCATTGAAGCAGAAGCTGCGGAAGGAACAACATCAAGAAGACCAAAAGTGGGGTCGTTGTCTTATCCCCATCACAAGAACGAGAGTCGGAAATAAACCCACACCAGAActagaagaagaagagatgGGCATAGCCTCATTCAAACTCCTCCCAACTCCAACAACAACCTCAAAGCTCAAAGCTTTACCAAAAACCCATCATCATGGTCAGCCTGGTGGCCGTTGTTCCACAGCCCAAAACCCTTTCTTTATCTGCCCTCCCTTCTTCTCGCTCTGACTTCAATGGCACCAAATTAGCTGTCTCATCTGTCCAGGTAACACAGCTTTTCTAGCCATTATGAAATTGGGGTACACTATTTCACACTAATTTCAAGGTTCAAGATTTGTTCACACAAAGAAGCAGTGTGCTATAGACTTATAGTTGTAGTTCAAACAATGATTTTGTCATTATAAGATTACGGTTTATTGGGCACTTGATGTTGTTCTTGTTGTACTCTGCAATTGTTACTTTGTTATTGGTTTAAAACTAATTTCAAGGTTGGGTTCAAGATTTGTTCACAGAAAGAGGCAGTTTGTTATAGTTGTAGTTCAAACAATGATTTTGTCATTATAAGATTACTGGTTTATTGGGCATTTTATGTTCTTGTTGTACTCTGGAATTCTTACTTTGGGGCATTTTATGTTCTTGTTGTACTCTGGAATTCTTACTTTGTTATTGGGGTAgactatttcaaaataatttcaagGTTGGGTTCAAGATGGGTAgactatttcaaaataatttcaagGTTGGGTTCAAGATCTGTTCACAGAAAGAAGCAGTGTGTTATAGTTGTAGTTCAAACAATGATTTTGTCATTATAAGATTACTGGTTTATTGGGCATTTTATGTTCTTGTTGTACTCTGGAATTCTTACTTTGGGGCATTTTATGTTCTTGTTGTACTCTGGAATTCTTACTTTGTTATTGGGGTAgactatttcaaaataatttcaagGTTGGGTTCAAGATGGGTAgactatttcaaaataatttcaagGTTGGGTTCAAGATTTGTTCACAGAAAGAAGAAGTGTGTTATAGTTGTAGTTCAAACAATGATTTTGTCATTATAAGATTACTGGTTTATTGGGCACTTGATGATGTTCTTGTTGTTCTTTGGAATTGTTAGTCTGTTTGCCTGTATAGGGAGACTAATGTGATTTCTCTTTTCATTAATGTGTGTTGATGTAGTATAAGAGGAAGGTATGGCAGCCAAAAGGGGCACTGCAGATTTCTGCAAGTGCCAAGAAGATCCTTATAATGGGAGGCACCAGATTTATTGGTATCTTTTTGTCTAGACTTCTTGTGAAAGAAGGCCACCAGGTTTAAACTATGTGATTTACACCCATTTGTTATAGTTTTTGTTGCGGGAAATCAATTATGGGTCACCGATATGAAGCACTGAGTGGAAGTTTAATAGTTCAGAGATAAATTGTCTACAGGTTACGCTGTTCACAAGAGGAAAAGCCCCGATTGCACAGCAGTTGCCTGGAGAATCAGACAGTGACTTTGCTGATTTTTCCTCCAAGGTTGTGCCAAATAATCATCTCAAACTATCGGAGATCATTACTTTCTTGCCTTGCTTGATAGTCTTTCCAAGTATGCATTCTAAGAAGTGTATCATATGCCTCGTTTAGATATTGCACTTGAAGGGAGACAGAATGGACTTTGATTTTGTTAAGAGCAGTCTCGCTGCTAAAGGTTTTGACGTTGTGTATGACATAAATGGTGCGTATTCTTTGTTCGATATCTTGATGTGGACTTCAGAATCTTCTATTTGATTGCAACTGTGTGTGCTTGATTTCATGTTTTCTTTTTGCACTTGACAATCCCTTGAAAATGCTTTTGTTTTAACTTCAGGACGTGAAGCAGTTGAAGTGGAACCCATATTGGATGCATTGCCTAATCTAGAACAGTAAGCTGTTCATCAGATCAATATTTATGCACAATCAGAGAGATGATATTTGATTTCAACACCAAATTTCTAGTTTTGAGCCTTTTactgaaataaaaatatatttctttgaATCTTACTTTTCGTTTTGCTGAATCCTTAGGTACATATACTGCTCTTCAGCTGGTGTTTATCTCAAAACTGACTATTTGCCGCACTATGAAGTTAGTATATCTTCATCTATTTTTCTCATTGAAGTTATGTTTTTCTCTAGAGAAGCACCTAGTTAACGTTGGGCCACTGAATTTTTGTCATGGTACACATTTTAGAATATAGTTTTTTCCCCCTTCCTTTTAGCCCCTCGGCAGACTGCCTTTAGTTAAATTCATTGTGTTATCTGGTTCTGATTGCAGTGATTTTATATGTGGGAATAACTCTTGTCGGTTCTGGAGTAAAACTCGAAAGTCGAAATTACTTGCAATAATACACAGAAATGCAGTTGGATGGATCGGATTTGCATAGAATTTTCCCTCCATCGTTTCTTATGGATCATGGTCTCATCACGTTTATAGTTTTGACTAAACAATTTTGTGTGCTCCTATTGACAGACTGATGCTGTTGACCCGAAGAGCAGGCACAAGGGAAAGCTCGAGACAGAGAGCTTATTGACATCGCGAGGTGTTAATTGGACTTCGATAAGACCAGTCTATATCTACGGGCCCTTGAACTACAATCCTGTTGAAGAGTGGTTCTTTCACAGGCTGAAAGCAGGTCGCCCAATCCCAGTTCCCAACTCTGGAATGCAAGTAACGCAGCTCGGTCACGTGAAGGTTAGCAAAATGAAATGGCAATAGATTGAACGTAAATGGTTAAACAACGGGAATTTTATGCATTCCTTGAACTTGTTATACTATTCACTTTTCATCCATGCTGAAACAGATTAGCGTACACTGTAAAAATAATACTTGAGTTGGATGGACCGAGTTATATgcttataaaaaatgaaaagaaaaaataacgTAAACTTGTGTTTAATATGATATGGACCGAGTTTTATGCAGTTGAGCTTGATATTTGCAGGATCTTGCAACAGCCTTTATTAAGGTTCTTGGTAATGAAAAAGCAAGCAAACAGGTGTTTAACATATCTGGAGATAAATATGTTACCTTTGATGGATTAGCAAAGGCGTGTGCAAAGGTAAGTCATATTTTTTTCATGTCTGTGAAAGGCCTAAGTACTTGCAAACTAGAAAAATGATGTGACTATCCTCGTGTTTCTAACAGGCCGGTGGATTCCCCGAGCCTGAGATTGTTCACTACAACCCTAAGGAGtttgattttggtaaaaagAAAGCATTTCCATTCCGTGACCAGGTAACCTGTTGCTGGCTGGATAGGTTAAGATTAACAAAAATGTCTGttggtgacaaaaaaaaatgacattttgttGCTTTCTGCAATGCAGCATTTCTTTGCATCAATCGAGAAGGCGAAGAGCGTGCTGGGATGGAAACCAGAGTTCGACTTGGTGGAAGGTCTCACGGACTCTTACAGCCTAGACTTTGGCCGCGGAACCTTCAGGAAAGCGGCTGATTTCTCAACAGATGACTTGATTCTTGGAAAGAGCCTTGTTCTGCAGAGCTAAGGCCTTCTTCACTTCTGTTCTTGCATTTTAGCTTGTATCGATTTCCTGAGCTAAGTTCAGTAGTTGTTGCCTTGTTGGTAGGGTTTGTTTTCATTGTAAGATTCATGAGAAAAAACTGAGAATGTTTCCATCTGCAAATCTTaagaagattgaaatgagaagAACAAATGGTTCTGCAATTTGCCTTCTGTTTACCAGTTCTGTGACAGTGTGATCATAGATTCATAGCTAATACAAATGTTCCCTAAacatgccttttttttttttgagtgacgagaaaAACTCACACCCACTACTACCCACTACTCGAGGTTGTGCACTCGGTAAGCATGAAACTGCCAAAGAGCCtccatttataataataataataataataataataataataatttcatttctattttattaatatGGATGAATCCTTAATTCCTATGCCAAAacagaaatgaaattattattattagtattattattattattattattattatttctttaaatcaaaatccaaaaagATCGAAAAAGGCaaagtatttaaaataaaaacacacacacacacacacacacacacacagatatatatatatatatatatataaacaatcaGTCCCTCTctgtatttttaaacttattattttagtcctattattattataaccatTAGTCCAAAAAGACTTGcaatatttaatacaaaaatcgAATGAACTCATTCTACTACAAATTTTGTTTTGGTCAACTTTAAAGTCCTAAAAGACTTGcaatatttaatacaaaaattgaATGAACTCATTCTATTCCAAAATTTGTTTTGATCAACTCTAAAGTCCAAAAAGACTTGcaatatttaatacaaaaattgaATGAACTCGGTCTATTCCAAAATTTGTTTTGGTAAACTCTAAAGTCCAAAAAGACTTGCAATATTTAGTCCCTTAGCCCCCCCTAGTTTTCCTCCAAGAATGTCTCACCAACATTAGCTATACCACCACAAAGGCAACACATTTTATTGAGGAATTTCCTTCACTATCTCTTAAAATAAATACCTCCTCAACAAATTTCTCCTCAATTTGGTTCCACAATAGATTAGGCATTTCCTCCCCCTTTTCCCTGGTTTCATCAACAAATTTCTGCTAATTTGCCATTATAGCCTCCTCCAAACCACCACCATAAATAGCCCCTGCCTCGACGACAAAGTAGAATGGATGCTGACGAGCTAAGAAAAGTTTTTGAAATGTTCGACCAGAACAGCGATGGTCGGATCACCACGGAGGAGCTGAATGATTCATTGCGTAACATGGGAATCATCATATCGGAGGGGGAGTTGACCCAAATGATCGAGAAAATTGACGAGAATGGGGACGGGTGCGTGGACGTTGATGAGTTTGGGGCGCTGTACCAATCCATCATGGATGAGCGGGATGATGAGGATGACATGAGGAAGGCATTCGATGTGTTTGACCAGAATGGCGATGGGTTCATCACCGTTGATGAGCTAAAGTCGGTGCTGGCATCACTAGGGCTCAAGCAAGGCCAGGCTGTCGAGGACTGCGAGAAGATGATCATGAAGGTGGACGTGGATGGCGATGGAATGGTGAATTTCACAGAGTTCAAGAAGATGATGAGAGGGGGTGGATTTGCCGCATTGACCTGAAAAACATGCAATTGTGTACATTAGTTATTCCACACCACACATATTTTGTTtgcaatgcttttttttttttttttttttNNNNNNNNNNNNNNNNNNNNNNNNNNNNNNNNNNNNNNNNNNNNNNNNNNNNNNNNNNNNNNNNNNNNNNNNNNNNNNNNNNNNNNNNNNNNNNNNNNNNNNNNNNNNNNNNNNNNNNNNNNNNNNNNNNNNNNNNNNNNNNNNNNNNNNNNNNNNNNNNNNNNNNNNNNNNNNNNNNNNNNNNNNNNNNNNNNNNNNNNNNNNNNNNNNNNNNNNNNNNNNNNNNNNNNNNNNNNNNNNNNNNNNNNNNNNNNNNNNNNNNNNNNNNNNNNNNNNNNNNNNNNNNNNNNNNNNNNNNNNNNNNNNNNNNNNNNNNNNNNNNNNNNNNNNNNNNNNNNNNNNNNNNNNNNNNNNNNNNNNNNNNNNNNNNNNNNNNNNNNNNNNNNNNNNNNNNNNNNNNNNNNNNNNNNNNNNNNNNNNNNNNNNNNNNNNNNNNNNNNNNNNNNNNNNNNNNNNNNNNNNNNNNNNNNNNNNNNNNNNNNNNNNNNNNNNNNNNNNNNNNNNNNNNNNNNNNNNNNNNNNNNNNNNNNNNNNNNNNNNNNNNaaaaaaaaaaaaaaaaacaaaaaaaaaaaaacaaaacaaaacaaaaaacaaaacaaaacaaaaaaacaccaTTTTCTCCCTTATGGGGGAAAACAGAAAAAGAAGGTAAGAAACAAAAAGGATTACAAGAATGGCTCCTAGAGAAGAAGCAGCATTCAAGATTGAATATGTACACATGGGCAGTCTAGGTGACGATGTTTTGAATGGCTTGACCTGATGAACCAAGTCTAAAAACCTTTTTTTCccttatattttgaaaaatcatgTGTTGGAGAGAAGGGGTGAGGTCTATAGAACAATTgtatttgtttcattttttttttcttcttcttaaacTAATATATACTATCTgttattttgtttcattttttgaaaTGGTCCATGAAGCAACTTTTGCAATGCCATTAGCAAATTTCTATGTTTGTTATTGCAATGCCATATACCTTTTTCATAAATGATTTATTGAAATGCCAATTAATATGAattcacattatattttttcattaacAATCTAAACGAAACACTGATTTTATAATTTGCACATTAATGTAACTATCTTTCAATATAAATGCCATAAAACAGTATGCTACAAGCACATGATTGGATCAAACCTGGCCTGAGAAGAGTAATCATCCAATACCAACCGAGGTATCCTCCTCCTAGTACCCTGTGTATAAAGAAGTGCAATCTGTCAATGGGTTAGTATATCCGATAGTAATTATGCCATCCATCGGAAGTGCCAGtttttaatcttaataataaaatactccgtaacatatTGACTGTGTGTCTACATGTGAGATAACTTGCAAGAGACCTCACCGCCTTTCAAGAAGCAGAAACAAAGAAGTTCGGTCCACATTTGAAGGATTATCAGAATACCAAGAATGTTTCATCCTGTGCCATTCTCATGTTGAAAGGCAACTTCTGGAGCCTACTAAAACAATTATCTTAGAAGGAGCCTGATAAATTTCAATACTATTTCCAAAACACTGTTGCCAAGGCGTTGTCATTCTATGGATTAGTATGATGGATGAAGAATCTTCAAGAATAAATCCTTCCAATAGATCTGTCTTcaaggaaaaaataataaaaaggaaattttaAAATCTGTTTCACATTAGTATAGGATAAAAGATAATGCTCAATGCAGTAAGGTTTCAAACAGAATACTACAATGCTCAACACCCAATTGGTCAACAAATGTATGCCAAGCTTGAAAGAGCACTGAAAAATCTTTAACTATGGTCTCCAACTCCTTATGGGCtacacaatttatttattttttttaactttttggaGGGGGTATATCAATTCCGCAAAATTCTAATAACTAGCCAGCCTCAAGAATCAAATCTCAATAAGTTAGAAACAT
Coding sequences within it:
- the LOC116025248 gene encoding chloroplast stem-loop binding protein of 41 kDa b, chloroplastic translates to MVSLVAVVPQPKTLSLSALPSSRSDFNGTKLAVSSVQYKRKVWQPKGALQISASAKKILIMGGTRFIGIFLSRLLVKEGHQVTLFTRGKAPIAQQLPGESDSDFADFSSKILHLKGDRMDFDFVKSSLAAKGFDVVYDINGREAVEVEPILDALPNLEQYIYCSSAGVYLKTDYLPHYETDAVDPKSRHKGKLETESLLTSRGVNWTSIRPVYIYGPLNYNPVEEWFFHRLKAGRPIPVPNSGMQVTQLGHVKDLATAFIKVLGNEKASKQVFNISGDKYVTFDGLAKACAKAGGFPEPEIVHYNPKEFDFGKKKAFPFRDQHFFASIEKAKSVLGWKPEFDLVEGLTDSYSLDFGRGTFRKAADFSTDDLILGKSLVLQS
- the LOC116025261 gene encoding calmodulin-like protein 3, which encodes MDADELRKVFEMFDQNSDGRITTEELNDSLRNMGIIISEGELTQMIEKIDENGDGCVDVDEFGALYQSIMDERDDEDDMRKAFDVFDQNGDGFITVDELKSVLASLGLKQGQAVEDCEKMIMKVDVDGDGMVNFTEFKKMMRGGGFAALT